The Bacteroidota bacterium genome segment GTATAAATGAAGTCAAATGAATCGGCTGAATCCATATAATCGCCCCAAAGGTGTTCGGCAAGGCCTGTTTTTGTAATGACTTTATTTTTGTTGGCGATAAAAAACTGTAAAAGATCGTACTCTTTGCTTGTTAAAATCAATTCCTTTTCATGGATAAAAACTTTAAACTCATCCGGTAATAGCCTGATCTCATTAAAAATTATTTCATTATTTCCACTAAAATTAATTCTTCGGTTTATAGATTTAAGCTGGGCATTGAGCTCAGATAAATGGAATGGCTTGGTTAAGTAGCTATCAGCTCCTATTTCTAATCCTTCAATTCTGTTTTCCAAAGAGTTTCTTGCTGAAATAATAATGATTCCGTTTGAAATATTTTTTTCTTTGATATAGCTGATTAAATCGAGTCCACTACCATCGGGTAAATTGATATCCACCACTATACTTTCATATGCATGAGAATCTATCTTTTCTTTAGCTTGCTTAAAGTCGTAGGCAAGTTCGCAGATATGTCCCTCTTC includes the following:
- a CDS encoding response regulator transcription factor, whose protein sequence is MKILIIEDEVNLANSIEEYLEEEGHICELAYDFKQAKEKIDSHAYESIVVDINLPDGSGLDLISYIKEKNISNGIIIISARNSLENRIEGLEIGADSYLTKPFHLSELNAQLKSINRRINFSGNNEIIFNEIRLLPDEFKVFIHEKELILTSKEYDLLQFFIANKNKVITKTGLAEHLWGDYMDSADSFDFIYTHIKNLRKKLISASCSDYIKTVYRVGYKFEAEKV